The Podospora bellae-mahoneyi strain CBS 112042 chromosome 7, whole genome shotgun sequence genome includes a window with the following:
- a CDS encoding hypothetical protein (BUSCO:EOG09260KGS; EggNog:ENOG503NY9F; COG:S) produces the protein MSTIAVSTPRTEFFQKLKRVCVPLNQLAVRSQDKTADAKEILQHVESLTELWSTQASQDDSILDDRLADYVFVPLSQVLRDRDQYPMRVVEGVIRLLRELIQHGWKVKTSAALFRQLLILLSFTIGGVPGQERKKDVPEETIIEGFKTLGALITSVDPARLQRSEIPGEDSIPALGHSVTVMIDAVTEDLPSLIQLEAVACLRAVFISTRDNSVLAQFLPGTVSGLGKRLSPPLERQTQKRVLVACLEALQLVFVNVLGDLKVRGLLRQLETATPAAEETKSEGDSESRDIELTPSWLKATAAQVKIALSAVLKLRSNESEEVQRALYRLCIALLDECHASLADSQSILVETALMLQEDDAAQSRLETSLQDLVSIYPELSNGIKSALYSWVAGLPRMMQSSNEKTKQLAIRSILRGSKLAVAMQMDSSTLDDSLADSLRDSIITLMKASKPPKVIDDLGAVDLSQPTALITSGNTELATYSPVILGSEGQKATRNELGSLISEIGPSSLQVKLATSMLSYVRDSDEPTTQIASFWLAFQLLKSSYAQSADMDELFDFSALGETQQQDEAFQELYDFSTSVLASRSDSVEPPPWQLEALALEVTAYYATRLEEDFRPELIDVLYPVTTFLGSEKPQLRRHAITTLNILASSCGYGSVSELIVDNADYMLDSVSLRLNTFDISPASTRVLTMMIRLTGPKLVPFLEDTVQAVFAALDNYHGYPVFVEGLFDVLGEVVTQGVKSDVLLLAGGDSEPAVDHKKRGYRPQGVEGILETVGKHLARVEGSKSRAEEPFRPVPRKAWGPGREKRKEKSFVEELEAAEDDDDDDDDEEKKEMEEEKEAVQTPTYQLLTRILTLTQHYLTSPTPTLRKSLLDLITTVIPALSPSENAFLPLVNVIWPVLTTRLHDPEPFVAIAAAKALGGLCKGAGDFLGTRLRSVWGEKGQGLRAWMIKVKAEAMGQKKGTSNKGRGLIGGGGGGGGNRSDGGGIMIPTSTASTGLLSSSIGTGGLLNLDFGSGPTTSPDNGGMKMVSSSYTTPSGGGRFSQSTRLWEAAVGLVRDVVSYVKVEDEMFDEILELMVDVLPGQKELKDAMETVNGDAVWLRLYERGLLRGLEVKQPVMEGFGFVRVEVGGR, from the exons ATGTCGACAATCGCAGTCTCTACTCCGAGGACCGAGTTCTTCCAAAAG TTGAAGCGGGTCTGTGTGCCTCTCAACCAGTTGGCCGTCCGCTCCCAGGACAAGACAGCCGATGCAAAAGAGATTCTGCAACATGTCGAATCGCTCACTGAACTCTGGTCAACCCAGGCCAGCCAAGATGACAGCATCCTAGACGACAGGCTCGCCGACTATGTCTTTGTCCCTTTGTCGCAAGTCCTCCGTGACAGGGACCAATACCCGATGCGGGTGGTCGAGGGCGTCATCCGTCTACTTAGAGAACTCATACAGCATGGGTGGAAGGTCAAAACATCGGCAGCCCTTTTTCGGCAGCTTTTGATTCTTCTTTCGTTCACCATTGGTGGTGTGCCCGGTCaagaaaggaagaaggaCGTTCCGGAAGAAACGATTATTGAAGGGTTCAAAACGCTGGGAGCCTTGATCACTTCAGTCGACCCTGCTCGGCTTCAAAGATCGGAGATTCCTGGAGAAGACTCCATCCCGGCACTTGGTCACAGTGTCACTGTGATGATTGATGCCGTCACCGAGGATCTTCCTTCTTTGATTCAACTTGAGGCGGTGGCTTGCTTGCGGGCTGTCTTCATCAGTACCAGAGACAACTCTGTTCTTGCTCAGTTTCTGCCTGGCACGGTGTCTGGTCTCGGTAAACGGTTGTCTCCGCCGCTTGAAAGGCAAACTCAAAAGCGAGTTCTTGTGGCTTGTTTGGAAGCCCTCCAGCTTGTGTTTGTCAATGTGTTGGGTGACCTCAAGGTCAGGGGTCTGCTCCGGCAGCTGGAGACAGCCACACCGGCCGCGGAGGAGACAAAATCCGAAGGCGACTCAGAGTCCAGGGATATCGAACTAACACCGTCATGGCTCAAAGCAACTGCTGCTCAAGTGAAGATTGCTTTATCTGCGGTTCTCAAGCTGCGAAGTAATGAGTCTGAAGAGGTCCAGCGTGCTCTTTACAGACTATGTATCGCTCTGCTGGATGAGTGTCACGCTTCACTCGCTGACAGTCAATCAATATTGGTCGAGACAGCACTGATGTTGCAGGAGGATGACGCAGCTCAATCAAGACTCGAGACCAGCCTCCAGGACCTCGTCAGCATCTACCCGGAGCTGAGCAACGGCATCAAATCTGCCCTGTACAGCTGGGTCGCTGGCCTCCCAAGAATGATGCAATCCAGCAACGAAAAGACCAAGCAATTGGCTATCAGAAGTATTCTCCGGGGAAGCAAGCTAGCAGTTGCCATGCAGATGGACTCGTCAACTTTGGACGATTCTCTGGCTGATTCACTAAGAGacagcatcatcactctGATGAAGGCTTCGAAACCTCCAAAGGTGATTGATGACCTAGGCGCCGTCGATCTATCTCAGCCCACAGCCCTCATCACATCAGGAAATACCGAGTTGGCAACATACAGCCCTGTCATTCTTGGCTCTGAAGGCCAAAAGGCTACCAGAAACGAGCTCGGCTCCCTCATCTCTGAGATCGGGCCTTCGAGTCTACAGGTCAAACTCGCAACCTCTATGCTCAGCTACGTCCGCGACTCGGATGAACCCACAACACAGATTGCCTCCTTCTGGCTCGCCTTTCAGCTCCTCAAGTCGAGCTACGCTCAATCTGCCGACATGGACGAGCTCTTTGACTTTTCTGCACTGGGCGAgacccagcagcaagacgaAGCCTTCCAAGAGCTCTACGACTTTTCCACCTCTGTTCTCGCGTCCCGCTCTGATTCTGTCGAACCCCCCCCTTGGCAACTCGaagccctcgccctcgaggTCACCGCGTATTATGCCACCCGTCTCGAAGAGGACTTTCGCCCCGAGCTCATCGACGTCTTGTATCCTGTCACTACCTTTCTCGGGTCAGAAAAGCCTCAACTCAGGCGGCATGCGATCACTACGTTGAACATTCTCGCCTCTTCGTGCGGGTATGGTTCCGTGTCGGAGTTGATTGTCGACAATGCGGATTACATGCTTGATTCTGTCTCCCTACGCCTCAATACTTTTGACATAAGCCCCGCTTCGACGAGGGttttgacgatgatgattAGGCTGACGGGGCCGAAACTGGTGCCGTTTTTGGAGGATACGGTGCAGGCTGTTTTTGCGGCGCTGGATAATTATCATGGGTATCCTGTTTTTGTTGAGGGGCtgtttgatgttttgggggaggtcgTGACGCAGGGGGTGAAGTCGGATGTGTTGCTTCTTGCGGGTGGTGACAGCGAACCTGCTGTTGATCATAAAAAGAGGGGTTATCGACCtcagggggtggaggggattcTGGAAACGGTGGGGAAGCATCTTGCGAGAGTGGAGGGGTCGAAATCGAGGGCTGAGGAGCCGTTTCGGCCTGTCCCGAGAAAGGCCTGGGGtccggggagggagaagaggaaggagaagtcgtttgttgaggagctggaagctgctgaggatgatgatgatgatgatgatgatgaagaaaagaaggagatggaggaagagaaagaagctGTCCAGACGCCGACGTATCAGTTGCTGACTAGGATACTGACGCTGACGCAGCACTATCTTACCTCTCCTACTCCTACCCTGAGGAAATCACTCCTGGATCTTATCACAACCGTTATACCTGCCTTGTCCCCGTCGGAGAATGCATTCTTACCGCTTGTGAACGTGATCTGGCCGGTTTTGACCACGAGGTTGCATGATCCGGAGCCCTTTGTTGCGATAGCGGCTGCTAAGGCGTTGGGGGGGCTGTGTAAAGGGGCGGGTGACTTTTtggggacgaggttgaggagtgtgtggggagaaaaggggcagGGGTTGAGGGCTTGGATGATCAAGGTTAAGGCGGAGGCTATGGGTCAGAAGAAGGGGACGAGTaacaaggggagggggttgattggtggtggtggtggtggtggtgggaatagaagtgatgggggagggattATGATTCCTACTTCTACGGCCTCTACGGGTTTGTTGTCATCCTCGATTGGAACAGGGGGACTGCTCAACCTTGATTTTGGCAGTGGGCCGACTACATCTCCTGATAATGGGGGGATGAAGATGGTTTCCTCGTCGTATACCACACCTTCAGGGGGCGGGAGGTTTTCACAATCTACGCGGCtttgggaggcggcggttgggttggtgagggatgttGTTTCCTATgtcaaggtggaggatgagatgttTGATGAGATTTTGGAGTTGATGGTTGATGTCTTGCCTGGGCAGAAGGAATTAAAGGACGCGATGGAGACGGTGAATGGGGATGCGGtttggttgaggttgtatgagagggggttgctgagggggttggaggttaAGCagccggtgatggaggggtttgggtttgtgagggtggaggttgggggaagGTAG
- the syf2 gene encoding Pre-mRNA-splicing factor SYF2 (COG:A; EggNog:ENOG503NUPY): MAPTTKRKSPASDREEETSPEPSSKRQATPTTTEPSNPTPSAEPPSQTSTQQSRLARFKALQARAKSSSTQNLKEATKESQRLASDPSQLTAINRKHAVASHKLLKAEIEDSGGDFERKRAWDWTIEESERWDKRVKKKDAHRDDTAFRDYQRQSEKSYKRQLKSMGAPDVEKYTRDKMAAIEKAAAEGTLEIVETEDGEMIAVDKDGTFFSTADSTDFARHKPDKAAVDRLVEDLRKAEEASLKKRRERQARNGEDNGDVTYINEKNKQFNQKLARFYNKYTAEIRDSFERGTMVYPSTTASATKSTLRGLIAAAPSTPLSKPPVSPSTVLATRPPAAIGRLTALELSHMNGAR; this comes from the exons atggcccccaccaccaaaagaaaATCCCCCGCCTCCGACCGCGAGGAAGAAACCTCACCCGAACCCTCCTCCAAGCGACAAgccacaccaacaacaacagaaccATCAAATCCCACCCCATCAGCAGAACCCCCGTCACAAACCTCAACCCAACAATCCCGCCTCGCCCGCTTCAAAGCCCTCCAAGCCCGCgccaaatcctcctccacccaaaACCTCAAAGAAGCCACCAAAGAATCCCAACGCCTCGCCTCCGACCCCTCCCAACTAACCGCCATAAACCGCAAGCACGCCGTAGCCTCCCACAAGCTCCTCAAAGCCGAAATCGAAGACTCGGGCGGCGACTTTGAACGAAAGCGCGCGTGGGACTGGACGATCGAAGAGTCCGAACGCTGGGACAAGCgcgtcaagaagaaggacgccCACAGGGACGACACCGCCTTCCGCGACTACCAGCGCCAGTCGGAAAAGTCCTACAAGCGTCAGCTCAAGAGCATGGGCGCGCCCGATGTCGAGAAATACACCCGCGACAAGATGGCGGCGATTGAAAAGGCGGCCGCCGAGGGGACGCTCGAGATTGTCGAGACGGAGGACGGGGAGATGATTGCTGTTGACAAGGATGGCACCTTTTTTAGCACGGCGGATTCGACGGATTTTGCGCGACATAAACCTGacaaggcggcggtggatAGGCTGGTGGAGGATCTGAgaaaggccgaggaggcgtcgctcaagaagaggagggagaggcaggcTAGGAATGGGGAGGATAATGGGGACGTGACGTATATTAACGAGAAGAACAAGCAGTTTAACCAGAAGCTGGCGCGGTTCTACAACAAGTACACTGCCGAGATTCGGGATAGTTTTGAGAGGGGAACTATGGTTTA cccctccaccaccgcatcAGCCACCAAGTCCACCTTGAGAGGTTTGATTGCGGCCGCCCCCAGCACTCCCCTGAGCAAACCCCCCGTGAGCCCATCCACCGTGCTCGCGACCAGGCCCCCGGCAGCAATAGGCAGGCTCACAGCCCTAGAACTATCCCACATGAACGGCGCGCGGTAG
- a CDS encoding hypothetical protein (BUSCO:EOG09262ZZ8; COG:G; COG:M; EggNog:ENOG503NVV8): MSTATKRLIVFGGNGFLGSRICRSAVARNWEVISISRSGQPHWPSSSPPPSWSSSVTWQKGDIFNPQSYLPFLPSATHIVHTLGILLEADYKSLLSGRPSSANPLDRKPGDPSPINTRRQVTYETMNRDSAILLAKEAEKAGVEGFGYISAAAGAPVLPSRYITTKREAEDIIQREFPKLRSVFYRAPFMWDSSRAVSLPIAAGGLVASTVDGLTGGLLRGVLGAAAIKPLKVDLVADAVVEGLGDQSVRGVVEPKEIEELGTKGWRKTML, encoded by the exons ATGTCAACCGCAACCAAACGCCTCATCGTTTTCGGCGGCAACGGTTTCCTCGGCTCCCGCATCTGCCGCTCCGCCGTCGCCCGCAACTGGGAAGTCATCTCCATCAG CCGCTCCGGCCAACCCCActggccctcctcctccccacccccctcctggTCCAGCTCAGTAACCTGGCAGAAAGGcgacatcttcaacccccaatcctacctccccttcctcccctcagCCACCCACATAGTCCACACCCTCGGCATTCTCCTCGAAGCAGACTAcaaatccctcctctccggccgcccctcctccgccaaccccctaGACCGCAAACCCGGCGACCCAAGTCCCATCAACACACGCAGACAGGTAACCTACGAAACCATGAACCGCGACagcgccatcctcctcgcaaAAGAGGCCGAAAAGGCAGGGGTGGAAGGCTTCGGGTACATCTCCGCCGCTGCTGGAGCGCCAGTCCTACCCTCGAGatatatcaccaccaagcggGAAGCAGAGGACATTATCCAACGCGAGTTTCCCAAACTGAGATCGGTCTTCTACCGCGCGCCGTTCATGTGGGATAGTTCTAGGGCTGTGAGCCTGCCTATTGCTGCCGGGGGCCTGGTCGCGAGCACGGTGGATGGGCTCACGGGGGGTTTGCTCAGGGGAGTGCTGGGGGCGGCCGCAATCAAACCTCTCAAGGTGGACTTGGTGGCTgatgcggtggtggaggggctgggTGACCAGAgtgtgaggggggttgttgaaccaaaagagattgaggagttggggacCAAGGGGTGGAGAAAGACGATGCTTTAG
- the YAF9 gene encoding NuA4 histone H4 acetyltransferase complex and the SWR1 complex subunit (BUSCO:EOG09262UTQ; EggNog:ENOG503P3G2; COG:K), giving the protein MADKKSNKRIKSLSIHRPFIYGTTARPFDPLRNPKPPGIPDDHTHSWEVFVKGVDDTDITYWLRRVQFKLHESIPNHVRIVDAVPGKPFSLKETGWGEFEITIRLYYVSESNEKPQTLYHHLRLHPYGRTEEEKEEMKNGPDGGVVKSWNYDEQIFNEPYESFYEILTSGAMPASSMKGGKGGGKQKGEKEVKMERSEGGVLARSAMIPLTNRGPEYPFSRETEQCEIEKLKKALVKVEEMTRRTKEEMEKKEKRLKELKAEGAKA; this is encoded by the coding sequence ATGGCCGACAAAAAATCTAACAAACGCATCAAAtccctctccatccaccGCCCCTTCATCTacggcaccaccgcccgcccCTTCGACCCCCTCCGtaaccccaaaccccccgGGATCCCCGACGACCACACCCACTCCTGGGAAGTCTTCGTCAAGGGCGTAGACGACACCGACATCACCTACTGGCTCCGGCGTGTGCAGTTCAAACTCCACGAATCGATCCCCAACCACGTCCGCATCGTCGACGCCGTCCCGGGAAaacccttctccctcaaagAGACGGGCTGGGGCGAGTTCGAAATCACAATAAGGCTGTATTACGTCTCGGAATCAAACGAAAAACCCCAGACTCTataccaccacctccgtctCCATCCCTACGGCAGgacagaggaggaaaaggaggagatgaaAAACGGGCCTGATGGGGGTGTGGTCAAGAGTTGGAATTACGACGAGCAGATTTTCAACGAGCCTTATGAGAGCTTCTATGAGATTTTGACGTCTGGGGCTATGCCGGCTTCTTCtatgaagggggggaaagggggggggaagcaaaagggggagaaggaggtcaagatggAAAGGtcggagggaggggtgttggCCAGGAGTGCGATGATTCCTCTCACGAATAGGGGACCGGAATACCCTTTTAGTAGGGAGACGGAGCAGTGCGAGATTGAGAAGCTGAAAAAGGCGCTggtcaaggtggaggagatgacgaggaggacaaaggaggagatggagaagaaggagaagaggttgaaggagcTAAAGGCAGAGGGGGCAAAGGCGTGA